The following proteins are encoded in a genomic region of Methanobacterium formicicum:
- a CDS encoding pyruvoyl-dependent arginine decarboxylase — MKVSITSGKSEGPTRLNAFDNALLDAGIGDVNLIPVSSILPRDTEIVELPHIEEGKMVNCVLSCIHSDQPGDLLTAVVAVATSNEFGCVVEHSGVNQDPETLKEEAEAMVKYMMQVRDLDIREIIIAQESHKVKSQGVALAAVVYLE; from the coding sequence ATGAAAGTTTCAATAACATCCGGAAAATCAGAAGGACCCACCAGACTAAACGCCTTTGACAACGCACTTTTAGACGCAGGGATTGGTGACGTGAACCTCATACCAGTATCCAGTATACTACCCCGAGACACAGAGATAGTAGAACTACCCCACATTGAAGAGGGTAAAATGGTGAACTGTGTCCTGTCCTGTATTCATTCGGACCAGCCAGGTGATCTATTAACTGCAGTAGTAGCTGTAGCCACCTCCAATGAATTTGGATGCGTGGTGGAACACTCCGGGGTTAACCAGGACCCGGAAACCCTCAAGGAGGAAGCAGAAGCCATGGTAAAGTACATGATGCAGGTTAGGGATCTGGACATCAGGGAAATTATCATAGCCCAGGAAAGTCATAAAGTAAAAAGCCAGGGAGTGGCTCTGGCTGCGGTGGTATACCTGGAATAA
- the speB gene encoding agmatinase — protein sequence MYLYTENPLKFAFSHEEDDYSSSLTDKPLFGILGVPFDSTTTYQPGARYGPLFVREASYNFEGYNLFLDKGLQKGVWDIGNLESVPGNFQKTCSNLKSVITSLLEDKITPITIGGEHSISYGVLKAYDDLQNVTILHFDAHMDLRDDYMGEKFSHATVMHRIQDLEPRHIIQMGIRSASIEERQFAQDNGIEYYTPREIKENREKMEKIISQIEGPIYVTVDIDVLDPAYAPSVGTPAPGGLTPHDLERLIFSLEGKEVVGLDVVEVSANSVGDSTSINAAKTILDFLFLQ from the coding sequence ATGTATCTGTACACGGAAAATCCTCTTAAATTTGCTTTTTCACATGAAGAGGATGATTACTCCTCTTCCTTAACTGATAAACCCCTTTTTGGCATACTGGGAGTGCCCTTTGATAGCACCACCACCTACCAGCCAGGGGCACGTTACGGGCCTCTTTTTGTAAGGGAGGCTTCCTACAACTTTGAAGGATACAATCTATTTTTGGATAAAGGTCTACAGAAAGGTGTGTGGGACATTGGAAACCTGGAGTCTGTCCCTGGAAACTTCCAGAAAACCTGTTCAAACCTGAAATCAGTTATAACATCCCTTTTAGAGGATAAGATTACTCCTATAACCATTGGTGGGGAACACAGCATAAGTTATGGAGTTTTAAAGGCTTATGATGACCTGCAGAATGTGACCATCCTCCATTTCGATGCCCACATGGATCTGAGGGATGATTATATGGGAGAAAAATTTTCCCACGCCACAGTTATGCACCGGATACAGGATCTTGAACCCCGGCACATAATCCAGATGGGAATACGTTCTGCCTCCATTGAAGAGAGGCAATTTGCCCAGGATAATGGGATAGAATATTACACACCCCGGGAGATAAAAGAAAACCGGGAAAAGATGGAAAAAATCATCAGCCAGATAGAAGGCCCTATCTACGTTACGGTGGATATAGATGTTCTGGACCCGGCTTATGCCCCCAGCGTGGGTACCCCTGCACCGGGTGGGTTGACTCCCCATGATCTGGAGAGGCTCATTTTCTCCCTAGAGGGAAAGGAAGTTGTGGGGCTGGATGTGGTTGAGGTTTCCGCAAACTCCGTTGGAGATAGCACCTCAATTAATGCCGCTAAAACAATTTTAGATTTCTTATTCCTGCAATAA
- a CDS encoding TIGR00300 family protein: MYNREVKLTGHIIDSLTLPRALDLIMDMGGDFQILEFKVGKRKKDTSLARIKVSAESESLLGEILDELAEIGAMVVEIREVKLEAATKDKTLPADFYSTTNHPTYIRFQNEWIPVENIEMDCMIVVDPEIPKAIIKPIGQIKKGDLVVVGREGIKVMAPQRPRGKKGVFEFMGSGASSEKPLQTLIKSIAQEVREVKSRGGKIAVVGGPAIIHTGSGPVLARMIKEGLVDVVFAGNALATHDIESALYGTSLGICVKSGEAVARGHRHHIYAINQINQAGSIRDAVEKGVLTKGVMYECVTNNVPFVLAGSIRDDGPLPDVITDVIEAQDEMRKYVQGVDMVIMIATMLHSIAVGNILPSQVKSICVDINPATVTKLSDRGSAQVLGIVTDVGAFLPMLYHEINHKPGD; this comes from the coding sequence ATGTACAACCGAGAAGTTAAGCTTACTGGACATATTATCGACTCACTCACCCTTCCCCGGGCCCTGGATCTCATTATGGACATGGGTGGTGACTTTCAGATACTGGAATTCAAGGTGGGTAAACGAAAAAAAGACACCAGCCTGGCCCGGATCAAAGTTTCTGCCGAGAGCGAATCACTTTTAGGTGAAATTTTAGATGAACTGGCCGAAATAGGGGCTATGGTGGTGGAGATCCGTGAAGTTAAACTGGAAGCTGCCACCAAGGATAAAACTCTGCCTGCTGATTTTTATTCCACCACCAACCATCCCACCTATATCCGCTTCCAGAATGAGTGGATACCTGTTGAAAACATTGAAATGGACTGTATGATTGTGGTGGATCCGGAAATACCTAAAGCCATCATCAAACCCATTGGTCAAATCAAAAAAGGAGACCTGGTGGTGGTTGGTCGTGAAGGAATTAAGGTCATGGCCCCTCAGAGGCCCAGGGGTAAGAAGGGAGTGTTTGAGTTCATGGGAAGTGGTGCTTCCTCGGAAAAACCCTTACAAACCCTCATTAAAAGTATTGCTCAGGAAGTACGGGAAGTGAAAAGCCGTGGGGGTAAGATCGCCGTGGTTGGTGGACCAGCCATTATCCACACTGGCTCTGGCCCGGTGCTGGCCCGTATGATCAAGGAAGGTCTGGTGGACGTGGTCTTTGCCGGTAATGCCCTGGCCACCCATGATATTGAGAGTGCACTCTACGGAACGTCACTGGGGATATGTGTGAAGAGTGGGGAAGCTGTGGCCCGGGGTCACCGCCACCATATTTACGCTATAAACCAGATAAACCAGGCCGGCTCCATACGGGACGCCGTGGAGAAGGGCGTGCTTACAAAGGGAGTTATGTACGAATGCGTAACCAACAATGTTCCCTTTGTACTGGCTGGATCCATACGAGATGATGGACCACTCCCTGATGTTATAACCGATGTTATTGAGGCCCAGGATGAAATGAGGAAGTATGTACAGGGTGTGGATATGGTGATCATGATTGCCACCATGCTTCACTCCATAGCCGTGGGTAACATCCTCCCCTCTCAGGTTAAGAGTATCTGCGTGGATATAAACCCGGCAACAGTTACCAAACTAAGTGACCGTGGTAGTGCCCAGGTACTCGGTATTGTTACCGATGTAGGGGCTTTCCTGCCCATGCTTTATCATGAAATCAACCACAAACCAGGAGATTAG
- a CDS encoding translation initiation factor IF-5A, with the protein MSTKVVEVKTLKVGKYVVLDGEASKIVNIQTSSPGKHGAAKARVDAIGIFDNQKRNLVKPVDAKIEVPIIDKRTAQVLALMGSDVQLMDLETYETFEVPIPDDLRDKLVEGAEVGYIVAMGNKKLMRIKG; encoded by the coding sequence ATGTCGACTAAGGTAGTGGAAGTTAAAACGCTTAAAGTAGGTAAATATGTGGTACTGGATGGTGAAGCATCTAAGATCGTGAATATTCAGACTTCATCCCCTGGAAAACACGGAGCAGCAAAGGCCCGAGTAGATGCCATAGGAATTTTTGATAACCAGAAGAGAAACCTGGTAAAACCAGTGGATGCCAAGATAGAAGTCCCTATAATAGATAAAAGAACCGCCCAGGTACTGGCTTTAATGGGTAGCGATGTCCAACTCATGGATCTGGAAACCTACGAAACCTTTGAAGTCCCTATACCCGATGACCTGCGTGACAAGCTGGTCGAAGGTGCAGAAGTAGGTTACATCGTGGCCATGGGCAACAAGAAACTCATGAGGATAAAAGGGTAA